ttcatttttcacttttgttctaACTTCACTCTGGACTAAATCATTTCTTACAATTTTCTAAGAGTTTGTGAGGCTGTAGCAGCAACTTGGAGAAAGCCAGGAAGCTTGGAGAGAGAGGTCAGTCATCTGGAGAGAATAGGGGCACATGGCTATATGAATCTAGGGATTACATGCACGAGCCCTTGGTTAGGAGGCAGCAATGtttggaagaaaaattcaaatttttcttgCAATAAGGGGGTCTGGGAAGACAAGCAGGGCCTAAAAGGAGCTCCCTGTCCCTGGAGTTCTGAATTATTACATTGCTTTCCTCCTCACCCCTCAGGTCTATTTTCAGCTGTGATCTTGAGGATCTGGACCCCAAAGAAACCTCAATTAATTAGCCCCCACCAAAGGTTCATTGAAAAAAAGTAACCTGAATTGGCCAGAGAATGATATTCATGTCTCCGTGGATACCCTGCAGAGAGTACATGGAGCCGCTGCCACCAGTGGTGATGGAAAGCACGGTCTTCTTATTCTGCAAAAGGCAAGTCATTGTTTCCCTCCACAGCTCCATGGTGACAGGAAGTTAATGAAAGAGCCCCTGGGAAAAGAACACCCAAGTCCGCCCAGCTGCACATTGACTCCACTGAGCTACTCAGTGGGACTCCAGGAGTTACAGCCATGGCTAGCCAAGGGCTCCATACTACTGGTGGCAAATTGGGGGAACTACAAAACCAGTGTGGATTGCTGGCGCCCAAGTAGAACTCTATTGTTTCTACCTGTCTCCCCGCAGTGCTACACATGTATTTAGTCATGGAATCCAAGAGGCCTCAAAATATTTCTTGTGTAGTAGTTGGGTCTCTAAAAAACGAAgatagactttctttttttatttttattatggaaaatgtcATACGTAGAGAAAATAGTATAATGATGCTTCCACATacacaccaccacccccagcttcAACTCTCAGTATTAGCTGTAACTCAAACCCTTCCCCCTTAGGTTCCCGGGCTATTTTATGAGACTGATGCGCTACCTACTGTGCTAAAGAGGCACCTCCCCAGGTTATTTTAAAGCAAGTCCTAAAGTCATGTCTAAATACTTCCAAAAACTTTCCGATCCATCTCTCCCAGGATCTCTCTTCATATCTGTTCAAAACCCTGCCTCAGAAGAGAGTCGAACCAGAATATAGCTGATAGAGAAAGCAGAACTATCCACCTACCCGGAAAGGTCCCTTGTCATACATGGCAGCATATGTATAAGCAAATTCCCCTATGAGCACTCGCTCAAACCAGCCTTTCAGGATGGCAGGGACTCCAAACCACTGCAGTGGGAACTGTGGGACAGAGGACAAAGGGGTCAGATCAGAAGGTGGCTCAGGTGCTTAGCTGCTGCCTATGATGTCACAGGCAAACTTCTTGGTCGACCTTTCTTGGTCGGGCCCTTGTCATTTCTTCTGGAGGAGTTAGCACATTAAAATTATTGTCCTTGGTCAGTCAACTTGACACTCCTTGACTTGATATCTTTCTCTGATACTTGAATAGTTACTGACCTacaggagaggggcaaagggggttgggtgtttgtttttctttttaaggtttttatttatttatttgacagagatcacaagtaggcagagaggcaggcagagagagagggagaagcaggctccctgccgagcagagagcccgatgcggggctcgatcccaggaccctgggatcatgaccagagccgaaggcagaggctttaacccactgagccaaccaggcaccctgggagttgggttttaaaacagaaagaacacGAGATTGTGTTCTCGCCCTGATTCTGCCACTGACATGATGTAAAACCTCTGCCCCATAAGCCCCTTACTTTCCCTGTCTCATGTGCCTACTTGTGGAAAGAGGGGCTTGAGTAACCTCTAGAGGCTTCTTATATTTATGACTCTGCAACAGTGAGGGGCCACCGGCAGCTTTTAAGAGAAATGTGTAGGTTGTTTAGACAAGTAGATTTGTTCTACAGTCAGAGCTGAAAATAGAATTGTTTGGCTTGCAGGATATTGAGAGTTTATTCTTCCTCTGGTTGTTCATGGAGAAGTGAGGAAAGTGAGCAAGAGGCTAGCCCACATGGCACCTCGGTTTGAATTAAAGTGTTCCTCCTCAGGACACTATTTCTATGTTGAAAGACTATCATTCATAGTACGCTGATTCTTCTATTGTAAGACTTTGCCTCTCGTCCGTTGGTAACATGTTATAATCTAAAAATCTGCAGTGTATATACATTGCTCTTTGATGTTGCTATTTGGCAGTGCACAACCTGCGCAGTTGTACTTATAGTAAATTAAACTTATGTGTCGGATAGAAGCTAAATTAAAAGACCCCCAAGATACACTCCAATTCTAAAATATGAGATGCAGACTTGAAAGCTGCTCCTGCCACTTCTTTGGTTGCACCAGGATATGATGCAGCAGAAAACACGCCCCCAAGAAGACATTCCAGGGGACACTGGCTAATGGTGCGTCGCTTTGATCTATAGCAGCAGGACTGAGGGTGGAATAAAAGACCTAAAAGTTTGGATTCTTTGCAGCTGATTGAATAATTGCAAAAACCACAGCTGGCATCACCCTCCCTGTGCTGTTTCTAGTGTCAAAGACATCCCATGTTTAGTATTAAAAAGCTGGTTAGAACCAGGAGAAGCAAAGCCACTGAGTCCAGTCTGGCATTTTCAAGAGAGAGGCCTAACAAGAAGCATATGCATGTCCAGTACTGACTGCCTAGCAGGAAGACAGCTTCCAGGAGAAGAAAGGCCCCACTCTGCAGCTGGAACACATTAAGCAGGGCAGCGGGCCCTTCAGCTGGAAAGCTCCCAGAGGTCTCTTTCCCATGCTTCCCTCGGCAGACCCCTTGGGGTGCTGATGCAGGAAAAGGGGACAACAGCAAACTGGGAGAAATCCCACAAGGAATCCCTAATTGAAGAAAAGCACCAGGCTCTGGTGTCATTTCTGTAGCCACTCCTCCCATAGAGGAGTATGGCTGGGGCACCGGGTCTATTAATCTGTGTAATAGCACACCTTTGAAATCATCACCGTTCTTTACAGAGAATGCACTCAAGTGGGTAACTGACTTTCCTAAGATCACATAGCTAACGAGGTGACCAGGCTCGGGCAGTAAGAACTCAAGTGTCCCGACACCTCTTCTGATGTCTGACCACACCTGAAAAATCACAAGGTCCGCGGCTTCCAGCTTCTTTTGTTCCGCCACAATATCCGGGCTCAGACGGCCTTCCTTATAAGCTAGAACAGATTCGGCAGGATACTGAAAGTTCCCTGGGTCCTTCAGTGTGCCTGCCTCGAGGAAAAAGACAGGTTGGAGCCAAAAGGGCCCAGGCAGGGCCAGAGAACCCACAGCTGAGATGTGCCACAGAGACCTCATGAAAGGAGGGAGCTGCTCCTACCTGTGATGTCCTTTCTGGAGATGACGGGATTGAAGTTCATAGCGTATAGGTCCGACACAGTGACCTCCCATCCTTTCCTCTTCAAGGCCTCCACCGCAGCCTCCTTCATGGCATAGTTGAAGGATGTCTTCTCTGCGTGGGCCAGGACGATCAGTGCTTTTCTGGCTGCTCAGGTACACACAAGGCATATGGAGAAAATCAGTTACCAAGAAGCAAAGCTTCAGCTGCAGGGCAGCCAAGCCAGGATCCACAAGGCAAGAATCagcttcaggggtgcctggctggagcTGTTGGCAAAGCAGGGGgctgttgatcttggggttgtgattttaagccccacattgggcatagaggttactaaataaataaaagaaaaaaaagggagagtcTACTTTGTTAGGCAGTAGGTGATGCAGTCACCTACTAAAGATGGAATTAACCCCTTCAAAAACTAATATAAGGTGTTAGGAGTCAGGATAGTGGTTCCCCTTGTCAAGGAGTAGTGATCAGAAGGAGCTTTGGGGGTACTggcaatgttttatttcttcatctgggtGCTGATCACACAAGTCTGTGACAAGCCACTTCGATTTTGTGCACTTTTTAGTACATCTATTATATTCAATACGTATtttgagtgggtttttttttcccagtatccCACAAACACACAACATAGAGCAATAAATTCCTGGCAGAGTAAACCTCTAAAGGGAGAATTTGTATAACCTCAagatagagaatatttttaagaaagactaGCGATTCAGAAACCATGAAGGAAAAGCTTGCCAGGTAAAgccacatgaaaattaaaaatttgtttgtaCCAGAAGGCACcataaacaaagtcaaaagacacCAGCTAGACGGTATCTGCAACTCTTATCACAAAGGGTTAAAATCCCAAAGAATGCCcataaacagaaaaagacaatgcAACAGAAAAATAACTCAAGGCCACTGCTGTATACAAGGAGGAAGAAATgccaatgaaaaaaacaaatgagcaagtgCCCTGCCCAGCACTTTAGGGAAATGCCCTCTGgaaaagcacattaaaatgagatattaggggcgccggggtggctcagtgggttaagactctgccttcagctcaggtcatgatctcagggtcctgggatcgagctccgcacccacacccagctctctgctgagcagggagcctgctgccctctccctctctgcctgcctctgtctacttgtgatctctctgtcaaataaataaataaaatcttaaaaaaagagagagagagatattattATTTACCCATCAGATTGGCAAAGCTGTGGCAacaggctggctcagtccgtggagggtgcaagtcttgatctcagggttgtcagttcaggccccacgttgggtgtagagattacttataaataaaatcttaaaaaaaaaaaaaaaagattggcaaaACAATTTAAGACAAGGAATACTGAGGTCTATTAAGACCGCAGGAAGACTGGCATGTTGCTGGTGAGAATACGAGCTGCATCCACCTTTGGGGAGAGTAATTAGgctgaatcttttaaaattgtaaagaCACATAAatctttggagcacctgggtggctcagttggttaagtgcctgactcttgatctcagctcaagtcacaatctcagggttgtgagatcgaccCCTGTgtcggcatggagtctgcttaggattctttttccctctccaccttccctctctgttcactctctctctctcaaaaaaaaaaaagaaaaagaaaaagaacacataaatTTTTTATCTAGTTCTCCATTTTGGGGAATCTGTTTTACAGACTAAAAGCATTGGGACATAAGGATACATGAACAAGGATGTGTATTGTTTTAGTGTTTTCATCAGCAAAAATTGGATACAACCTAACTATTTATGGGGACTATCTGAATAAATTACAATATATATAGACCAAAGACTGGTATGTTGTTAACAATTAAGAGTTAACTATATATAGTCACCCAGAAAAAAGATATCCATGATATACTGTTAGCtcataaaatgaagtaaatgtgaacccatttttataaaagacaaagaaagaggggcatctggttggctcagccgGAGCTTGCAACTCTAGATcctggagttgtgagtttgaagcccatgttgggtataaacattacttaaaaaaaaaaaaaaaaaaaaaaagacaaagaaagaaactacatATATGTGTGGGTAGATATGCAGTATATAGGTATAAGAGGAAATTAGTTTTTTTAGCTAAGAGATGACAAGGAGATAGAGACAGAGGGgaatgatttacttttttttcttggatcTGTATTAATAAAATTGTTAGAACAAGAATGCTCTAGTCTTACAAGAACAGCATTTTAAgttctatatttcttttcaggattttatttattagagagagagagggtatgaaTGGggaaggagggtcagagagagagagagggagaagcaggctcctcactgaagagaagcaggctccttgctgagcagggagcccgatatggggcttgatcccaggattccgggatcacgaccccagccagaggcagctgttgttttttgttgttgtttttttgttttaagattttatttatttatttgacagacagaggcaagaggcaagtaggcagagaggcagtcagagagagaggaggaagcaggctccccactgagcagagagtttgatgcggggctcgatcccaggactctgggatcatggcctgagccaaaggcagaggctttaacccactgagccacccaggcgccccaaagttctatttattttacagtcatctctatacccaaggtggggcttgaactcaccacccagaagcccaagctcctccaactgagccagccaggtgcccctttttcttttttattttaactgaagtatatTTGACACACAACGTTACTTTCATTTCAGATGAACACCACAGTGATTCTGCATGTCTGTACATTAGGCTGGGCTCACCCCAAACGTAGCTCCCTCCTGTCATACCCCACCACACTGTTATATCACCACTgattatattccctgtgctgtacctttcacTCCCCCcgccactgccccccaccccgacttattcattccataactggaagcccatgcctcccactccccttcacccattttgtccttctgcccatcccactcccctctggcaaagtccctttgtttgtttgtttgtttgtatttatggGCATAtgtcttcttgtttgtttgttcattatttgggtttttagattccacgtacAAGGGAAATActttttgcctttctctgcaAGAATACCATTAATGGATGCttactctgtgctaggcactgctTGGAGTGCTTTGCATTCTTTTGCAGACGTCCTGGCAATGCTGAGATAGCTACAGTGAGTATCCTCATATCAtagatgggaacactgaggcacaaacaagtcaagAAAGTTAGCATAGTGAGGGGTAAAACTggagtattattatttatttgagagagagagcgcgcctgagagcaagagagagactgagagaacgAGTGattcaggagaggcagagggagcccgacatgggactcgatcccaggactgtggcatgaacctgagctgaaggcagatgcttcactgactaagccacgcaggcgcccctgaaactggacggacggacggacggacggacacacacacactccatatatatatggagagagagagaaatctacaCAACCGCATGCAGGCAGCAGCGAGGGGAAGGGCCAGAGAACGGAAGAGAATGGAGGAGCCCACCACCGCCGCCGCTCCTAGTCACTGGGACTCCTACCTGGTTTCTCACTGCTCGCAACAGTTGTGCCCACGGGCGGAGCTCCAGTGGGCGCAGGCGCTTCGGGCTCAGTGCAGGCCCGCGTCAgcttcccgccccccaccctcgCGAGAGCAGCGTCGCCAGGCTTGCTCGCGGCGTTTCCAGACGCCGTAAACTCTGAGGTGGCAGAATGGAAGTTTGATAAGGCATTTACATGCTATGAAAGTGGTTTATCTGCTTTGGATGGCCCtggggggaaaagggaagagagctCCTGGGGCTGCCTCAACAAGCTCCTacccccagcctctctctctcttttttttttttttttttttttttatcaaactCCACGACTTCCCATTCTCAGGAGAAATGTGAGTACCTTAAGTTCCCACGAGCATTTTCTCTGTGACTGAACTTTGCATTAGTTACATCAGTGTTTACTGAATACTGCTTTGTCAGTTTTTTATTCTCTTGGCTTTCtacctatatataaatatttttttaacttttcttttttttaagattttatttattcagttgacagagatcacgagtaggcagagaggcgggcagagagagagagagagagagagagaggaggaagcaggctccctgctgagtagagagcccagtgcggggctcgatcccaggaccctgagatcatgacccaagcgaaaagcagaggcctaacccactgagccacccaggcgccccattaactTCTTATCAGTGTCCGTATCAACAAGCATTTCCTAAGTAGTAAAATATAAAGGTACTtcatgtaaaatgagaaaatcaggCTACCTACCCTTTTCGCTGATGAGTAGCTCATCAGCTACGAGCTACAGGACGCCTGATACCTTCAAATACAAGCAATGCGAGAGACAAGACACAAACAGGAAGGACATATTTGCGAGAAATAGAACCAACAAAGTTCAGTATCTGGAATATATGGATTCCTGAAAACAACGCAGTAGGCAAATTGTAAAAGGTGCTGCACGCACAACACTGATTTGCAGTCCACGGAGTAGTTGTGCTGCTTCGCCAGAGGGAAAAGGTAAACAGGAGAATCACTACCCCACGTCGTAACACCAAGTCACTCGTTGCCAGTCCTGCGGTCAAACCTGCGGTCTTTGGACTTGAAGGGCCCAGTGGTCCTTCCTGCCACTTAACTAGCTGTATGACAAGCTTGATTTTCTCAGGATTTACCCTGACAAGGGAACTaagaaagacacacagaaaacTAACGGCGTTAGCCTGACAGGGGAGACCAGGGACAAAATTCCTGAGGAAAACCGTTCACTTCAGGGCTGGCCGATGAGGAAAGGCTTCAGAGGAGCCGCCAGTTGCCGGAGAGGTTTGAAAGACAAATGGGGCTTTCTAATTTAACGTTCATGTCTGTTTGCCAGGCACCCCACTGACCTAACAGAAGCCACTGCTTATCCCACGGCTGAGCCTGTCCTTGTTAATGCAACTCTCTTCAGGTTTCAGTCCCTGTTTGAAATACGCTCcctgtttctgtccttttctgtGTTCTCAAATCCCTCGTTCCTTCCCCACCGGCTTTTGCGTTCTCTATCCACCCGAGCCAACTTTATCTCTCCCTGTGCAATGCTCATGTTCTAACGCATCCTCTCAGCCTCTCCACCAGGCTTGAGTGAGTACCTCCTACCCACTGGGCACTGCTTTAGGCATTTGGGATACACCAGTATGCAAAAACACACAATATTTCCATAGAGCATACATTCTGGTGTATGGCCAAAGCCTCCCGACTGTTTCGGGGGACTTGGCCTCTGTCCTCTTCTGAGGCTACCACGTTCCTACAATTCTCTGCCTTAAAACTCAGGCCAATCCAGAACCAAGTTTTCTCGAACATTCCTGACTGCATGGTACTCTGTCAAGGGGCACGTTCATTCAAGACCAACATAGAACTTAAACGACCGAAGAAGATAaagctggaagagaaagaaaagaggtcaTGGCACTTTGTTTTAATGTAAAGCACATCCAGATATCTTTAGCAGTAAAAGAGAACATTACCCACTGGATCATTCTGGCAGAAGAATAAGCAATAGAATAAGGACAGGCCCTCTAATCAGGTTCGTGCATGCTGTTTCTGCCTCCTGGGCTCCTTGGGTTCCTGGAGGAACACGTACATGCCAATCAGAGGCACTGCGTGGTGTAGCAAACGCTCTGGATACACAGAATATTCTGTAAGACGGGAAAATCAGGAACTGGCTCTTGTCCTGTATTAGAGGAGGGAGTGCTGGTGCCCTGAGGACAGCTTTGAATGAAGTAAATGCATGCAGGAAGCCTTGTCAGCTGCAAAGCAGTCCCTCCCAGACGCTTCCCTAGGTTTCTAGAAACTCTGGGTGGGCTTCCAATCTCTGGCTCGGCCCTTTTCACAGAGATTCTAACCCTAGTTTGTCAACCGCAACATTAAGTCCATCCCCTCACTTGCTTTTGGCAAGATGAGACTCTCTGCAtgtgtgttttcagaaaacagaacGAGGTTCAGAGGGAAGAAAATTGCAAGGTGGAGTTCTGTTGCAGTCGAGGAGATCGCTTCCTAAATGGTAGCACTATCCCATCTGGGAATGAGGCTTTCTGGGAAAAGAGCACCCTCTGCCTGCAGGTCT
The DNA window shown above is from Mustela nigripes isolate SB6536 chromosome 17, MUSNIG.SB6536, whole genome shotgun sequence and carries:
- the NQO1 gene encoding NAD(P)H dehydrogenase [quinone] 1 isoform X2; the encoded protein is MARKALIVLAHAEKTSFNYAMKEAAVEALKRKGWEVTVSDLYAMNFNPVISRKDITGTLKDPGNFQYPAESVLAYKEGRLSPDIVAEQKKLEAADLVIFQFPLQWFGVPAILKGWFERVLIGEFAYTYAAMYDKGPFRNKKTVLSITTGGSGSMYSLQGIHGDMNIILWPIQSGTLHFCGFQVLEPQLTYSIGHTPMDARIQILEGWKKRLENIWDETPLYFAPSSLFDLNFQAGFLMKKEVQDEQKNETFGLSVGHHLGKSIPTDNQIKARK